TCTCGACATTGTGCGTGCGGCCCGGAAGGATCTCGCTCTCGGCGCGCGGCGTCAGCCGGCCGATCATGCAGACAACCTTGGTGGAGCCGATGTCGAGGACCGAAACGACGTGAGCGCGCTTGGAGGAAAGCGGCTTCAAGCGCGGCAGGCCGAAATGGGACGAACCGAAAATGCTCATGTGCGCTTCGCTGCCTTCTTCAGGTCCTTTGCCCTCTGCTCGACCGCCGCATTGCGGCGTTCCAGCGCCCCTTCCGTCAACCGCACCGTGGTGCGGTCCTCAAGTCTCAGATCGACCGCAGCGATATCGCGCTCCAGGATCCCCTCCTCGCCTTCCAGCGTCGCCAGCACGTCCATGGCGCGGGGCACGTTATGCTCCGGCAGCTTCACGACGATGCCATTGTCGAGGCGCAGGTCCCAACGGCGGCCGGCGACCCGGATATAGGCCTTCACCCGCGCCTTAAGTTCCGGCCAGTTGTCGAACTCATCGGCAAAGCCGGCGGCGGCCGTCTCGGCGTCGCGGCCGACGAAGAGCGGCAGCGAGGAGAATTTGTTGTCGCGCAGCGGTGCGATCACGGAACCGTTCTTCTCGATCAGCGACAGGTCGTTGCCGTGCTGCCAGATCGCGAAAGCCTCGCGTTCCTTGAGCGCGATCTCGATGGTGCCCGGATAGATCTTGCGGACCGAGACGTCCTGCACCCAAGGCAGCTCGGCGA
This DNA window, taken from Shinella zoogloeoides, encodes the following:
- a CDS encoding cell division protein FtsQ/DivIB yields the protein MLTLSVKKSRVRPVGPSEAEAGRVLPRPLRRIVRFLVSLAAGRIHIPRHTGSAATAIFLGATGLYGMSLGGHSQDFAQASTTAIGFAIEDVKVSGNRETSEIDILERLGLDGTTSLVALDVKDARAKLAELPWVQDVSVRKIYPGTIEIALKEREAFAIWQHGNDLSLIEKNGSVIAPLRDNKFSSLPLFVGRDAETAAAGFADEFDNWPELKARVKAYIRVAGRRWDLRLDNGIVVKLPEHNVPRAMDVLATLEGEEGILERDIAAVDLRLEDRTTVRLTEGALERRNAAVEQRAKDLKKAAKRT